From the Bacteroidia bacterium genome, one window contains:
- a CDS encoding metal-dependent hydrolase: MDTFTQITLGAAVGQAVGHRDIGNKAILWGAFGGLLPDLDMLFLPLLDPVTQLSWHRGISHGILLILLLTPLLGWVMHKVHGGLVSMGKGALLVFLALSTHVLLDCFTVYGTGVFEPFSDVRLAWNNLFIIDPLYTLPLLIGVIASMFPGEVRAKLFRNAAGIIISSGYIIVTLALKFGTMPAFTRSLEEQNINYTRITTAPTALNCLLWRAVAEDAGGYWIGYYSVFDGDGAVKFWRVPRNEQLLAGLENERAVKKLKWFSDGWYSVSRDERGLRFHDLRFGEFDAAKPENSFGLGNPVNLHYVFTFRLPEAPPGSPDRYTVRQEEFVMPDVGRTMDLLWTRLKGIRPSTSRSSNGSPHSFNE; encoded by the coding sequence GTGGATACATTCACACAAATCACACTTGGTGCCGCGGTCGGACAGGCCGTCGGGCACCGCGACATCGGTAACAAAGCGATTCTCTGGGGTGCGTTCGGTGGACTGCTCCCGGATCTCGACATGCTCTTTCTTCCGCTGCTCGATCCCGTCACGCAGCTCTCCTGGCATCGGGGGATTTCCCATGGGATTCTTCTGATTCTGCTGCTGACACCATTGCTCGGTTGGGTGATGCACAAGGTACATGGCGGCCTCGTGAGTATGGGGAAGGGAGCGCTGCTGGTGTTTCTCGCCCTGTCGACGCATGTGCTGCTGGATTGCTTTACCGTGTACGGCACCGGTGTTTTCGAACCTTTCTCCGATGTCCGTCTCGCGTGGAACAATCTCTTCATCATCGATCCGCTGTACACGCTTCCGCTTCTGATAGGCGTTATTGCGTCGATGTTCCCCGGCGAGGTGCGGGCAAAGCTGTTCCGTAACGCAGCGGGCATCATCATCAGCAGCGGATATATCATCGTGACGCTGGCGCTGAAATTCGGGACCATGCCCGCCTTCACCCGCTCGCTGGAAGAGCAGAACATCAACTATACGCGCATCACTACCGCACCGACCGCTCTCAATTGTCTTCTGTGGCGTGCCGTAGCAGAGGACGCCGGCGGATATTGGATCGGGTATTACTCGGTATTCGATGGCGACGGAGCGGTGAAGTTCTGGCGCGTGCCGCGCAATGAGCAGCTGCTGGCGGGGCTCGAAAACGAACGCGCCGTGAAAAAACTGAAATGGTTCTCCGATGGCTGGTACAGCGTGTCGCGGGATGAGCGGGGACTGCGCTTCCATGATTTGCGCTTCGGGGAGTTCGATGCCGCCAAGCCCGAGAACAGCTTCGGCCTTGGTAATCCTGTCAACCTGCACTATGTCTTTACATTTCGCCTTCCTGAAGCCCCCCCCGGCTCGCCGGACCGCTACACCGTGCGTCAGGAGGAATTTGTCATGCCGGACGTGGGCCGAACTATGGACCTGCTTTGGACGCGGCTGAAAGGTATTCGACCCTCCACCAGCAGGAGCAGCAATGGATCCCCTCACTCTTTCAACGAGTAG
- a CDS encoding histidine triad nucleotide-binding protein — protein MGTSIFSRIIARDIPADILYEDEHVVAFHDIAPQAPVHVLIVPREEISSIAALNHGHQNLVGHMVLTAQQVARDLGLDSGYRLVMNCGDDGGQTVWHLHLHLLGGRPMHWPPG, from the coding sequence ATGGGCACTTCCATATTCAGCAGAATCATCGCACGCGACATACCGGCGGATATCTTGTATGAGGACGAGCACGTCGTTGCCTTCCATGACATCGCGCCACAGGCCCCTGTGCATGTGCTGATAGTCCCTCGCGAGGAAATCAGCAGCATTGCCGCGTTGAACCACGGCCACCAAAATCTTGTTGGACACATGGTGTTGACCGCACAGCAGGTCGCCCGCGACTTGGGTCTCGACTCCGGTTATCGCCTCGTGATGAATTGCGGTGACGATGGCGGTCAGACCGTCTGGCATCTGCATCTTCACCTGCTCGGCGGACGACCCATGCACTGGCCTCCGGGCTGA
- a CDS encoding (2Fe-2S) ferredoxin domain-containing protein, with protein MSRYTRHLFICENLRDEGHPRGSCARGNSEQLRLKFNEELKKRGMLPTHRANKSGCLDACEFGPSIVVYPDGVWYGGVTLDDVEEIVESHLVNGNPVERLRIKDARYE; from the coding sequence ATGTCACGCTACACACGGCACTTGTTCATTTGTGAAAATCTCCGCGACGAGGGACATCCCCGCGGCAGCTGCGCGCGAGGCAATTCCGAGCAACTTCGACTCAAATTCAATGAAGAACTGAAAAAGCGCGGCATGCTCCCTACCCACCGCGCGAATAAAAGCGGCTGCCTCGACGCCTGCGAATTCGGTCCGTCCATCGTCGTGTACCCCGACGGCGTCTGGTACGGCGGTGTGACTCTCGACGACGTGGAGGAAATCGTGGAATCGCATCTGGTCAACGGCAATCCGGTGGAGCGGCTGCGCATCAAAGACGCACGGTACGAATAG
- a CDS encoding nucleotidyltransferase substrate binding protein, whose protein sequence is MSSTSDIRWKQRFANFQKAMVRLSDACDREEYSELERSGLVQTFEFSFELAWNTLKDVLSYEGFETRTPREAIRTSFTAGYLNETEAAAALDALEKQNLLSHSYHEATATEAVDLIKHRYAPMLLALLRRLDEKLERE, encoded by the coding sequence ATGAGCAGTACATCCGACATCCGATGGAAGCAGCGCTTCGCAAACTTCCAAAAAGCAATGGTACGGCTCTCAGATGCCTGTGACCGGGAGGAGTATTCCGAGCTTGAGCGCAGCGGTCTCGTTCAGACGTTCGAATTTTCGTTCGAACTCGCATGGAATACATTGAAAGATGTACTGAGCTACGAAGGATTCGAAACAAGAACGCCGAGGGAAGCGATACGTACGTCCTTCACCGCCGGCTACCTCAACGAAACGGAGGCCGCGGCGGCTCTGGATGCACTCGAAAAGCAGAATTTGTTGAGCCACAGCTACCATGAGGCAACGGCGACAGAAGCTGTGGACCTTATAAAACATCGGTACGCGCCCATGTTGCTGGCCTTGCTGCGGAGGCTGGACGAAAAGCTGGAACGCGAATGA
- a CDS encoding nucleotidyltransferase domain-containing protein, whose amino-acid sequence MNDGLTDAVRDSIRSILSSHPGVEKAVVFGSRAMGSHVPESDIDICLFGTTLTLTDQVSLAAVMDALPIPQKVDLLRYHTISNRELIEHIDRVGMLLYHRSTIYSR is encoded by the coding sequence ATGAACGACGGCCTCACCGATGCGGTTCGGGACAGCATTCGTTCGATACTCTCCTCCCATCCGGGTGTAGAGAAAGCGGTCGTGTTCGGTTCAAGAGCGATGGGCTCACACGTGCCCGAATCCGATATTGATATCTGTCTTTTCGGTACCACTCTCACCCTGACCGATCAGGTGAGTCTGGCTGCGGTGATGGATGCTCTTCCCATACCGCAGAAAGTGGACTTGCTTCGGTATCACACAATCTCCAACAGGGAACTGATCGAACACATTGACCGCGTGGGGATGCTGCTTTATCACAGAAGTACAATATACTCCCGCTGA
- a CDS encoding HAD hydrolase family protein codes for MHSSHAQHRINPQIAERLLRIKAFLLDVDGVLTDSAIRLTPDGLQHKVFTMMDTDSIRAAQAVGVHFGIITGGTSELVIQRAKELNIHDIYHGVYDKGESYEDFKQLYELTDEQIAFMGDGVFDIPVLRQVGFAAAPANAHSSAKMAAHFVSRFRGGEGAVREVLNMLVHVHNEKRKAHDAGAQL; via the coding sequence ATGCATTCCTCGCACGCACAGCATCGTATCAATCCGCAGATCGCCGAACGCCTTCTGCGCATCAAGGCCTTCCTTCTCGATGTGGACGGCGTCCTGACCGACAGCGCCATTCGTCTCACACCGGACGGATTACAGCATAAGGTCTTCACCATGATGGATACCGACAGCATCCGCGCCGCACAGGCTGTCGGTGTACACTTCGGCATCATCACGGGCGGGACCTCCGAACTGGTGATACAGCGCGCGAAGGAGTTGAATATTCACGATATCTACCACGGTGTGTACGACAAGGGCGAGTCGTACGAGGATTTCAAACAGCTCTACGAACTCACCGACGAGCAGATAGCCTTCATGGGAGACGGGGTCTTCGACATCCCCGTACTGCGTCAGGTGGGCTTCGCCGCCGCACCGGCAAATGCGCATTCCTCGGCGAAAATGGCCGCGCATTTCGTCTCACGCTTCCGCGGCGGCGAAGGTGCCGTCAGAGAAGTACTGAACATGCTCGTGCACGTGCACAATGAGAAACGAAAAGCGCACGATGCGGGCGCGCAGCTCTGA
- the kdsA gene encoding 3-deoxy-8-phosphooctulonate synthase, producing MNQAHIASIPAGGGAPLLLIAGPCVVEDREMLLRTAAHVAEVAARLGMPAVFKSSFEKANRTSIDAFTGLGRDEALRLLDEARTESGLPIVTDVHTEEDVHAAAAVADMLQIPAFLSRQTHLLLVAGQSGKAVNIKKGQFMAPDDMRHAADKVRSTGNENILLCERGTSFGYHDLVVDMRGLVIMRSLGYPVVMDATHAVQIPAQGGSSAGRPEYILPLASAAAAVGIDALFLEVHPDPPRAKSDAGSQLRMDALELLLTRVLAIDTVLRSSPINM from the coding sequence ATGAATCAGGCACACATCGCTTCTATCCCTGCCGGCGGCGGTGCACCGTTGCTTCTCATCGCAGGCCCCTGCGTCGTGGAAGATCGCGAGATGCTGCTGCGCACAGCCGCACATGTCGCGGAGGTTGCCGCGCGCCTCGGCATGCCTGCGGTGTTCAAATCGTCTTTCGAGAAAGCCAATCGCACCAGTATCGATGCCTTCACCGGCCTGGGCCGCGACGAGGCACTGCGCCTGCTCGACGAAGCACGCACCGAGTCGGGGCTCCCCATCGTCACGGATGTTCATACCGAAGAGGATGTGCATGCCGCCGCAGCGGTGGCGGATATGCTGCAGATACCCGCATTCCTGAGCCGGCAGACGCATCTGCTGCTGGTGGCCGGACAAAGCGGCAAGGCGGTGAATATCAAGAAAGGCCAGTTCATGGCTCCCGACGACATGCGACACGCGGCGGATAAAGTGCGTTCCACAGGCAATGAGAACATCCTGCTGTGTGAGCGTGGAACGAGTTTCGGCTATCACGATCTCGTGGTGGATATGCGCGGCCTCGTCATCATGCGTTCGCTCGGCTATCCCGTGGTCATGGACGCCACACATGCGGTACAAATTCCGGCTCAAGGTGGCAGCTCTGCGGGCAGGCCCGAATACATTCTTCCCCTCGCTTCGGCGGCCGCTGCCGTCGGTATCGATGCGCTTTTTCTCGAAGTCCATCCCGATCCCCCCCGCGCGAAAAGTGACGCGGGGAGCCAGTTGCGCATGGATGCGCTGGAGTTGCTGCTCACGCGCGTTCTGGCTATAGACACAGTGCTCCGTTCCTCACCGATCAATATGTAA
- the prfA gene encoding peptide chain release factor 1: MFDKLEATVARFEELGFELARPEVATDQNLFRRLAKERRQLEPLVECYLRYRRLRSDVEGHRDIIQTESDEELRVLAAEELEDLEKELDVCEQELKILLIPKDPNDSRDVIVEIRAGTGGEEAALFAGDLYRMYTRYAETRGFRQELISVSEAAAGGIKEVTFSLSGDDVYGTMKFESGVHRVQRVPETEAQGRVHTSAASVAVLPEVEDVEVDIDENDLKIDIYRSGGKGGQNVNKVETAVRMTHLPTGIVVTCQDERSQLKNRQKALKVLRARLYERRLGEQTAEITAARKSMVGSGDRSDKIRTYNFPQNRFTDHRIGLTMYNLSDIINGALDDVIERLKIADRTARLEAGIEGSASR; the protein is encoded by the coding sequence ATGTTTGACAAGCTTGAAGCCACCGTCGCCCGTTTCGAAGAACTGGGCTTCGAATTGGCCCGTCCTGAAGTTGCCACAGACCAGAATCTTTTCCGACGCCTCGCGAAAGAGCGTCGGCAGTTGGAGCCGCTCGTAGAGTGCTACCTGCGTTACCGCCGTCTCCGCAGCGATGTGGAGGGACATCGCGATATTATTCAGACCGAAAGCGACGAGGAACTGCGCGTCCTTGCCGCTGAGGAACTCGAAGACCTCGAAAAGGAACTCGACGTCTGCGAACAGGAACTGAAGATTCTTCTTATCCCCAAGGATCCGAACGACAGCAGGGACGTCATCGTGGAAATCCGCGCCGGAACAGGCGGCGAGGAAGCTGCGCTGTTTGCCGGCGATCTGTACCGCATGTACACACGCTACGCCGAGACCAGAGGGTTTCGTCAGGAGCTGATTTCCGTGAGCGAAGCCGCAGCGGGAGGTATTAAGGAAGTCACCTTTTCCCTTTCCGGCGACGACGTGTACGGTACCATGAAATTCGAGAGCGGTGTGCATCGCGTGCAGCGCGTGCCGGAGACGGAAGCACAGGGACGCGTCCATACCAGCGCGGCGTCGGTGGCGGTGCTGCCGGAAGTCGAAGATGTGGAGGTGGACATCGACGAGAATGATCTGAAAATCGACATCTACCGGTCAGGCGGCAAGGGCGGTCAGAACGTCAACAAGGTGGAGACAGCGGTACGCATGACGCATCTTCCCACCGGCATCGTCGTCACTTGTCAGGACGAGCGATCGCAATTGAAGAACAGACAGAAAGCCCTCAAGGTACTCCGCGCACGTCTCTACGAACGACGGCTGGGCGAACAAACAGCGGAAATCACCGCCGCGCGCAAATCCATGGTCGGCAGCGGTGACAGGTCGGATAAGATCCGCACCTACAACTTTCCGCAAAACCGCTTTACGGATCACCGCATCGGTTTGACGATGTACAATCTTTCAGACATCATCAATGGCGCCCTGGATGATGTGATCGAGCGTCTTAAAATCGCGGACCGCACCGCCCGCCTCGAAGCGGGAATCGAAGGGAGCGCGAGCAGATGA
- a CDS encoding T9SS type A sorting domain-containing protein, which translates to MKKLSTIAALFLAFAVLPVLAGAQTFSVSAESANVSGKPNDYLSGYISVTNTTNQNLPLRVAITSKQNLPTDWQTQICFFLNCFPPAVESVEGVLQPNETDILDLTFMTGETQGTAVVQVTVTNMNNLSDFKVLTYTATASLSSSSPAPGSFSFALAQNYPNPFSSSKSSMTTIGYTLPNAGHAVMKIYNLLGKEIRTIVNESRPAGRSTAVWDGRDNTGRIVPAGVYMYKLSSGSQSFSRRLSLTR; encoded by the coding sequence ATGAAAAAACTTTCTACTATAGCTGCCCTGTTTCTCGCGTTTGCTGTTCTGCCCGTGCTTGCGGGTGCTCAGACGTTTTCCGTGTCCGCGGAGTCGGCGAACGTGTCGGGTAAACCGAACGACTATCTCTCCGGCTACATCAGCGTGACGAATACCACGAATCAGAATCTTCCCCTTCGTGTCGCCATCACTTCAAAGCAGAATCTCCCGACGGATTGGCAGACGCAGATTTGCTTCTTCCTCAACTGTTTCCCCCCGGCCGTGGAGAGCGTGGAAGGCGTTCTGCAGCCCAATGAGACAGATATCCTCGATTTGACCTTTATGACGGGTGAAACGCAGGGTACCGCTGTCGTACAGGTGACGGTAACCAACATGAACAATCTCTCGGATTTTAAGGTGCTCACCTATACCGCGACCGCCTCGTTGTCGAGTTCGAGTCCCGCACCAGGTTCCTTCTCGTTTGCACTCGCACAGAATTACCCGAACCCGTTTTCGAGCAGCAAGTCCTCCATGACCACGATCGGTTACACCTTGCCGAACGCCGGACACGCGGTCATGAAGATCTACAATCTGCTCGGGAAGGAAATCCGCACGATTGTGAATGAGTCACGCCCCGCCGGTCGTTCCACCGCCGTATGGGATGGACGTGACAATACCGGACGTATTGTCCCCGCCGGTGTGTACATGTACAAGTTGAGCTCAGGCAGTCAGAGCTTTTCGAGGCGACTGAGTCTGACACGATAA
- a CDS encoding T9SS type A sorting domain-containing protein gives MPGFRISVQFSLLFLTLLLPCIGSYDLHAQITWEERHPGATPQSTYKVHTPDTWMCAIRDTVLRSTDAGITWQRMPMPVHTEGGSLWYWDWRGDGHALLTYVATYGTGGINLMTLAYTTDDGAHWDVKSFRMLDTFPVYYNAHPRTVELSGKSTILLLIDRQIFRSTDLGDSFERCDVPKGADRIVTDGQGSGIAWPVEGRAARTTDSGESWQMLDLPEPVEYISFHPERIFAVAGAAIYLSTSLGDNWKCIPLPPRPEVEDGGFSVSAIAALDSNNIWVFATASYQHFVLITEDGGLHWSWELSPYQSMSAVRLDHTRALVEAGALLLLTIPEKRPFELVLSDRSSLLRNEVFLEWNDPGSAGQVRSYTLERSGADSLWSKVEPAPDTATQYLYLVLQEGVGGSHRYRLTMQSLTGETYTAISDSLTPRRGSYIDLVDAILPGSEDGVTELTYEHRTPDTTVTVIYSMLPPEYPSRWTTRYPLRKTVRHPTGESESTLEHLTVFADRARQWTYEGAPLGHVPISFAQLGWAKNVMDSAGNLRGVHTRLVPAEHVGWRADIDTIALYSFMRMPFGGEDWREFVCKPATGFIHYAKYWGGDSRFVLRFISAVNTAPDMASRSPQSMLAPAWPNPFTTETMLTYELGTARTIRLSVHDMLGRQVAVPAEGWRVAGRHTVVFRAQDLPSGMFFVRLQTEGSVETRIIVRAK, from the coding sequence ATGCCTGGATTTCGGATTTCCGTTCAATTTTCTCTTTTATTCCTCACACTTCTGCTGCCGTGCATAGGGAGCTACGATCTGCATGCACAAATTACCTGGGAGGAGCGCCATCCGGGTGCAACACCACAATCCACCTACAAGGTGCATACGCCCGACACCTGGATGTGCGCCATTCGGGATACAGTGTTGCGAAGCACGGACGCCGGTATAACGTGGCAGCGCATGCCGATGCCCGTGCATACCGAGGGCGGGAGTTTGTGGTACTGGGACTGGCGCGGTGACGGACACGCCCTGCTCACCTATGTCGCCACATACGGCACAGGCGGAATCAACCTTATGACACTCGCCTACACCACCGATGATGGCGCTCATTGGGACGTAAAGAGTTTTCGTATGCTGGATACCTTCCCGGTATACTATAATGCCCATCCGAGAACGGTAGAGCTTTCCGGGAAATCCACAATTTTACTGCTCATCGACAGACAGATATTTCGAAGCACCGACCTGGGTGATAGTTTCGAGCGTTGTGATGTACCAAAGGGAGCCGACCGAATCGTCACAGACGGACAGGGCAGCGGAATCGCCTGGCCAGTCGAGGGTCGTGCGGCGAGGACCACCGACAGCGGCGAGAGCTGGCAGATGCTTGATCTACCGGAGCCTGTAGAGTACATCAGCTTCCATCCCGAGCGGATTTTCGCCGTAGCAGGTGCAGCTATATATCTGTCCACTTCGTTGGGAGACAACTGGAAGTGCATTCCGCTGCCTCCCCGCCCTGAAGTCGAAGATGGAGGATTTTCCGTAAGCGCAATAGCTGCGTTGGACAGCAACAATATCTGGGTGTTCGCCACCGCCAGTTACCAGCACTTTGTGTTGATCACCGAGGATGGTGGACTGCACTGGTCCTGGGAGCTCTCACCCTACCAGAGCATGTCCGCGGTCCGTCTCGACCACACACGGGCGCTGGTCGAAGCAGGAGCATTGTTGCTGTTGACCATTCCGGAGAAACGGCCGTTCGAACTCGTGCTGTCCGATCGCAGCAGTCTGTTGCGGAATGAGGTGTTTCTGGAGTGGAATGATCCCGGCAGCGCCGGGCAGGTGAGGAGTTACACTCTGGAGCGCTCCGGTGCAGATTCACTATGGAGCAAGGTAGAGCCCGCACCAGACACCGCAACGCAGTACCTGTATCTTGTGCTACAGGAAGGCGTCGGAGGCAGCCATCGGTACCGCCTCACCATGCAGTCATTGACCGGAGAAACCTACACCGCCATAAGCGATTCGCTTACACCACGCCGGGGGAGCTACATTGATTTGGTGGACGCAATCCTGCCCGGTTCCGAGGATGGAGTAACCGAGCTTACCTACGAGCACCGAACGCCCGATACGACTGTTACCGTAATCTACAGCATGTTGCCTCCCGAATATCCTTCACGCTGGACGACACGGTATCCATTACGCAAGACCGTACGTCATCCAACGGGAGAAAGCGAAAGCACATTAGAACACCTTACCGTATTTGCCGACAGGGCTCGTCAATGGACGTATGAGGGGGCGCCTTTAGGGCATGTTCCGATCAGTTTCGCTCAGCTTGGCTGGGCAAAAAACGTCATGGACAGCGCTGGTAATCTTCGTGGAGTGCATACACGACTCGTACCGGCGGAGCATGTCGGGTGGCGGGCAGACATTGATACGATCGCCTTATACTCATTCATGAGGATGCCCTTCGGGGGTGAGGATTGGCGTGAGTTTGTGTGCAAACCCGCAACCGGTTTTATTCATTACGCCAAATACTGGGGTGGAGACAGCAGGTTTGTGCTCCGCTTCATTTCCGCTGTCAATACAGCTCCGGACATGGCTTCCCGGTCCCCGCAGAGCATGCTGGCGCCGGCCTGGCCGAATCCTTTTACGACGGAGACCATGCTCACTTATGAACTCGGGACAGCACGGACGATTCGATTGAGTGTGCATGATATGCTCGGGCGGCAAGTCGCGGTGCCGGCGGAGGGCTGGAGAGTTGCGGGACGTCATACCGTGGTATTCCGGGCGCAGGACCTTCCTTCAGGAATGTTCTTCGTGCGACTCCAGACCGAAGGAAGCGTCGAAACCAGGATAATCGTGCGGGCAAAGTAG
- a CDS encoding T9SS type A sorting domain-containing protein — protein sequence MPGFRISVVFSVLFFAFLLTHIGGYSTQAQVRWEERTPCAPPQHAYRVHSPETWICSKFDTLWRTSDAGVTWQRLPMPSQPQGEHLWFWDWHPDGRALLTYFTEHQNGDSSSATIAHTTNDGAQWDMQSFRILDRFPVHKYASPTFASLVGNSAILFCIDRQIFRSTDGGMRFERCEEPDGALHFATDQSGNGFAYPVNGQVARTTDEGATWQLFDMPESTSRLEFHPDGMIIGIGSAIHIGSTHLQSWIRIPLPESAEIVGGSLSVDAVAALDTNDVWVLARNTHQQFYILMTKDGGMHWGWELVTEQSQSAIRLDSTRSLVAATGLKLLTIPERRPFLLHASDRSSLLRKEVLLEWNDPGSAGQVGSYTLERAGADSVWTSIEPQPDSSVQFLYHVVQEDASDNHRYRLTMHTLTGEAYTAISDSLTPLRGNYVDLIDAILPGPEDGVSSVTYEHRRVSLNLNSSGGYDTLETIVTVVYGRLPVEHPSPGITEYPLRKTVRHANGATETSVARVRSYADRARHWSFDDAGFGYSQLSWPARGVEYGNNVYGTARVQLIPVEKSGMTLDRDSITLNTMTSVPLKGEFWYRFVCKPATGFIHSAEGFLPGNHDMLRFISAVNTVPDVASRSPQSMLAPAWPNPFTTETMLTYELGNARTIRLSVHDMLGREVAVLAEGWRVAGRHTVVFRAQDLPSGMFFARLQAGGSVETKMLLRAR from the coding sequence ATGCCTGGATTTCGGATTTCCGTTGTTTTTTCCGTGTTATTTTTTGCCTTTCTGCTGACGCATATAGGCGGTTATTCAACACAGGCACAAGTGCGCTGGGAGGAGCGGACACCCTGTGCTCCACCTCAGCATGCATACCGTGTGCACAGCCCCGAAACGTGGATTTGCTCCAAATTCGACACGCTGTGGAGAACCTCGGACGCGGGTGTGACCTGGCAGCGATTACCGATGCCTTCGCAGCCTCAAGGGGAGCACCTCTGGTTCTGGGATTGGCATCCTGACGGACGAGCATTGCTCACGTATTTCACGGAGCATCAGAACGGCGACAGCAGCTCTGCGACGATCGCCCACACAACGAATGACGGCGCACAATGGGATATGCAGAGTTTTCGCATTTTGGACAGGTTCCCTGTCCACAAATACGCCTCACCGACGTTCGCCTCTCTTGTCGGGAATTCGGCTATTCTGTTTTGTATCGACAGACAGATTTTCCGCAGCACCGACGGGGGCATGCGCTTCGAGCGCTGCGAGGAACCGGACGGGGCGCTGCATTTCGCCACGGATCAGAGCGGCAACGGTTTCGCATATCCGGTGAATGGACAAGTGGCGCGAACGACGGACGAAGGAGCAACCTGGCAGTTGTTCGATATGCCCGAATCCACATCCCGCCTGGAGTTCCACCCTGACGGGATGATTATCGGTATCGGTTCGGCGATACATATTGGTAGTACACATCTCCAGAGTTGGATACGCATCCCGCTCCCGGAAAGCGCAGAGATAGTTGGCGGCAGCTTGTCCGTCGATGCGGTAGCCGCACTCGACACGAATGATGTTTGGGTACTTGCGAGAAATACCCACCAGCAGTTCTATATTCTGATGACGAAAGACGGAGGTATGCATTGGGGGTGGGAGCTGGTTACGGAGCAATCTCAGTCCGCGATACGTCTCGACAGCACGCGGTCACTGGTTGCCGCTACCGGTCTGAAGCTTCTGACTATTCCCGAACGACGTCCGTTCCTGCTTCACGCATCTGATCGCAGCAGCCTTCTGCGGAAAGAGGTCCTGCTCGAATGGAATGATCCCGGAAGTGCCGGTCAGGTGGGGAGCTATACTCTGGAACGCGCCGGGGCGGACTCCGTGTGGACGAGTATAGAGCCCCAACCGGACAGCAGCGTGCAATTTCTGTATCACGTAGTGCAGGAGGACGCGAGTGACAACCATCGGTATCGTCTCACCATGCACACCCTGACCGGAGAAGCGTACACCGCGATCAGCGATTCATTGACTCCGCTTCGCGGGAACTATGTGGATCTGATTGACGCCATTCTGCCGGGGCCCGAGGATGGTGTATCTTCCGTGACATATGAGCACCGGAGGGTTTCGCTGAATCTGAATTCGTCCGGCGGCTATGACACGCTCGAAACGATAGTGACTGTCGTGTATGGCAGACTTCCCGTTGAGCATCCGTCACCAGGGATCACGGAATATCCCCTTCGCAAGACGGTGCGTCATGCGAACGGTGCGACGGAGACGTCCGTTGCGCGTGTCAGGTCGTATGCTGATCGGGCGCGACATTGGTCTTTCGACGATGCAGGTTTCGGATACTCCCAGCTCTCCTGGCCTGCGCGCGGCGTCGAGTATGGGAATAACGTGTATGGTACCGCCAGAGTCCAGCTTATTCCGGTAGAAAAATCGGGTATGACGCTGGACCGCGATTCCATCACACTGAATACGATGACCAGTGTGCCTCTGAAAGGTGAATTCTGGTACAGATTCGTATGTAAGCCCGCGACCGGCTTCATTCACTCCGCCGAGGGCTTCTTGCCAGGGAATCACGATATGCTCCGCTTCATTTCGGCTGTCAATACAGTTCCGGACGTGGCTTCCCGGTCCCCGCAGAGCATGCTGGCGCCGGCCTGGCCGAATCCTTTTACGACGGAGACCATGCTCACCTATGAACTCGGGAATGCACGGACGATTCGTTTGAGTGTGCATGATATGCTCGGGCGGGAGGTAGCGGTGCTGGCGGAGGGCTGGAGAGTTGCGGGACGTCATACCGTGGTATTCCGGGCGCAGGACCTTCCTTCAGGAATGTTCTTCGCGCGCCTCCAGGCCGGAGGGAGCGTCGAAACGAAGATGCTGCTGCGGGCCAGGTGA